A region from the Lentisphaera profundi genome encodes:
- a CDS encoding sulfatase-like hydrolase/transferase produces MKKLLLLTSALLLSPVLHSVEKPNLIVIMTDDMGYADVGFNGCEDIPTPHIDSIASKGVKFSSGYTSYSVCGPSRAGFITGRYQQRFGFERNPLWSLTDPKSALPLSEMTIGQSLQKVGYKTAIIGKWHLGAEPSLRPNKRGFDEFFGHLGGGHKFMPEDLNIVKTEDVKNESDSYRSWITRNDTPVRTEKYLTEEFSDEAVSFVEGNKDKPFFLFLSYNAPHLPLQATQKYLDRFDHISDPKRKVYAAMVSAVDDGVGQIMAKLHKLKIEDNTIVFFLSDNGGPTTKNHSDNGPLKGSKSDIWEGGYRVPFAMQYTGVVKGGQVYDHPVSSLDIFATIADISQSPIHKDKPLDGVNLVPYVTGENTAAPHEQLYLRKFDQSRYAVRQGDYKLVIPWKGAPPQLYNLSKDIGETKNIAMNHPERVQEINMLRKAWDKELMDPIFLGLTSSPAWKAKVAREKAKKAAALKKQNK; encoded by the coding sequence CATTGCTCCTATCTCCCGTTCTTCATAGTGTGGAAAAACCCAACTTAATCGTGATCATGACGGATGATATGGGCTATGCAGATGTTGGCTTTAATGGTTGCGAAGATATACCCACGCCACATATAGATAGTATTGCTTCCAAGGGCGTGAAGTTTAGTAGCGGCTATACTTCCTACTCAGTTTGTGGTCCAAGCCGTGCGGGTTTTATTACCGGTCGTTATCAACAACGCTTTGGTTTTGAACGCAATCCCTTGTGGAGCTTAACTGATCCCAAATCTGCACTTCCCCTAAGTGAAATGACCATAGGACAATCATTACAGAAAGTAGGGTATAAAACCGCCATTATTGGCAAATGGCATTTGGGTGCCGAGCCTAGTTTGCGTCCAAATAAGCGGGGCTTTGATGAGTTCTTTGGACACCTTGGTGGAGGACATAAATTTATGCCCGAGGATTTAAATATTGTCAAAACGGAAGATGTGAAAAATGAGTCTGACTCATACCGCAGCTGGATCACTCGCAATGATACGCCGGTACGTACCGAGAAGTACCTGACCGAGGAGTTTAGCGATGAAGCTGTGAGCTTTGTGGAAGGCAATAAAGATAAACCTTTCTTTTTATTCCTCTCCTATAACGCACCTCATTTACCGCTTCAAGCGACGCAGAAATATCTCGATCGCTTTGATCATATTTCTGACCCAAAGCGCAAGGTTTACGCCGCCATGGTGAGTGCCGTAGATGATGGAGTAGGACAAATTATGGCCAAACTTCACAAATTAAAAATTGAAGATAATACGATCGTTTTCTTTTTGTCTGATAATGGAGGACCCACGACTAAAAATCATTCGGATAACGGTCCCTTGAAAGGCTCGAAATCCGATATTTGGGAAGGGGGTTATCGCGTGCCATTTGCGATGCAGTACACCGGTGTAGTCAAGGGAGGTCAAGTATATGATCATCCGGTAAGTTCACTTGATATTTTCGCGACGATTGCCGATATCAGTCAATCACCGATTCATAAAGATAAGCCACTCGATGGAGTGAATTTAGTACCTTATGTGACAGGTGAAAATACAGCAGCTCCCCATGAACAACTCTATTTAAGAAAGTTTGATCAATCGCGTTACGCAGTTCGCCAGGGTGATTATAAATTAGTGATCCCTTGGAAGGGCGCTCCACCCCAACTGTATAATCTTAGTAAGGATATTGGTGAAACAAAAAATATAGCGATGAATCATCCCGAGCGGGTGCAAGAAATTAATATGTTACGCAAGGCTTGGGATAAAGAACTCATGGATCCGATATTTCTGGGCCTGACTTCATCGCCTGCTTGGAAGGCGAAAGTAGCCCGTGAAAAAGCTAAAAAGGCCGCAGCATTAAAAAAGCAAAATAAGTAA